A genomic segment from Candidatus Viadribacter manganicus encodes:
- a CDS encoding WD40 repeat domain-containing protein, with product MSAQVYENGRRLAIGAGATAVHWVAGEALFALSDGAVLVAAREGEMRRIAAHDGVILSAALHPDGKRLLTGGDDGTLKAISPDGVVATIAELRRWVDHLVANAASGVIVAGVGKEAIVFKGDRESHRFAHPSTIGGLALDGKGRRLAVSHYGGATVRLVLAADDRGNALNWAGSHLSITVSPEGEYVITGMQENALHGWRLPDKTDLRMDGYPSKTRSFSWDKRGRWLATSGANAAIVWPFVGKLGPQGKPPLQPGEREALVTAVAFHPSEEVLAIGYSDGAAIVVRFADSMGMELDEAGEGAVSALAWSPDGKQIALADEAGRGAIIDV from the coding sequence GTGAGCGCACAAGTCTACGAAAACGGCCGCAGACTTGCGATCGGCGCCGGCGCCACTGCCGTCCATTGGGTCGCGGGTGAAGCGCTCTTCGCGTTGAGCGATGGCGCCGTGCTGGTAGCTGCGCGAGAAGGTGAGATGCGCCGCATCGCGGCCCACGATGGCGTCATCTTGAGCGCGGCGCTGCACCCAGACGGCAAGCGTCTGCTCACCGGCGGCGATGACGGGACCTTGAAGGCAATATCGCCCGATGGCGTGGTCGCCACGATCGCCGAACTCCGCAGGTGGGTGGATCACCTTGTCGCCAACGCCGCCTCGGGTGTGATCGTTGCCGGCGTCGGTAAGGAAGCGATTGTTTTCAAGGGCGATCGGGAAAGCCATCGCTTTGCACACCCCTCGACAATCGGCGGGCTTGCGCTCGACGGCAAAGGCCGCCGCCTCGCCGTCAGCCATTATGGCGGCGCGACCGTCCGTCTCGTGCTTGCAGCCGACGATCGAGGCAACGCGCTCAACTGGGCAGGCTCACATCTCTCGATCACCGTTTCGCCGGAGGGCGAATACGTCATCACCGGCATGCAGGAAAATGCGCTGCACGGATGGCGCCTGCCGGACAAGACCGATCTCAGAATGGACGGCTATCCTTCGAAAACGAGATCATTTTCGTGGGACAAGCGTGGCCGTTGGCTTGCGACGTCTGGCGCCAATGCAGCCATCGTTTGGCCATTCGTTGGAAAGCTCGGTCCTCAGGGCAAACCACCGTTGCAACCAGGCGAACGCGAAGCGTTGGTCACGGCAGTCGCGTTTCACCCAAGCGAGGAAGTTCTCGCCATCGGCTATTCAGACGGCGCCGCAATCGTGGTTCGGTTCGCTGACTCTATGGGGATGGAATTGGACGAGGCGGGCGAAGGCGCGGTGAGCGCGCTCGCTTGGTCTCCCGATGGCAAACAAATCGCACTCGCGGATGAGGCCGGGCGGGGCGCCATCATAGACGTCTGA
- a CDS encoding CobW family GTP-binding protein codes for MTQPVPVTVLTGFLGAGKTTLLNRILTEQHGKKYAVIVNEFGEIGIDNDLIVDADEEVFEMNNGCVCCTVRGDLIRIIEGLMKRKGGFDAILVETTGLAKPAPVAQTFFVDNDVRSKTKLDAIVTVVDAKHVLDQLKNNEEAGEQIAFADVILLNKTDLVSTDEIAAVERAIRQVNATARLHKMQRGDIALESIMGLGAFDLDRVTEIDPHFLPEHDCDDTCAHHEQDHDHHGHDHHHHHDHSHGDHVSASGITSVSLSTEKPVNPEKLLPWLNDLTQARGPDILRLKGIFAFPDEPKRFVVQGVHMIVEGDTQRDWKDGEKRVSRLVFIGKNLDRAELETAFAACAA; via the coding sequence ATGACCCAGCCAGTTCCCGTTACCGTGCTCACAGGCTTCCTGGGCGCGGGTAAGACCACGCTCCTGAACCGCATCCTGACCGAGCAACACGGCAAGAAATACGCCGTGATCGTGAACGAGTTCGGGGAGATCGGTATCGACAACGATCTCATCGTCGATGCCGATGAAGAAGTATTCGAAATGAACAATGGCTGCGTCTGCTGCACCGTGCGCGGCGACCTTATTCGCATCATCGAAGGTCTGATGAAGCGCAAAGGCGGCTTCGACGCCATTTTGGTGGAGACCACAGGCCTCGCAAAGCCAGCGCCGGTCGCTCAAACCTTTTTCGTCGACAATGACGTTCGCTCGAAGACCAAGCTCGACGCCATCGTCACAGTTGTCGATGCAAAGCACGTACTCGATCAATTGAAGAACAACGAGGAAGCCGGCGAGCAGATCGCGTTTGCCGACGTCATCCTGCTGAACAAGACCGATCTCGTCTCAACCGATGAGATCGCAGCGGTCGAACGCGCGATCCGTCAAGTCAACGCGACCGCCCGCCTCCACAAGATGCAACGCGGCGACATCGCGCTTGAGAGCATCATGGGACTGGGCGCGTTTGACCTCGATCGCGTGACCGAGATCGACCCCCACTTCCTGCCCGAGCACGATTGCGACGACACGTGCGCGCACCACGAACAGGACCATGACCACCACGGCCATGATCACCATCACCACCATGATCACAGCCACGGCGACCACGTGTCGGCCAGCGGCATCACCAGCGTTTCGCTCTCTACCGAAAAGCCGGTAAACCCGGAAAAGTTGCTGCCCTGGCTCAATGATCTGACCCAGGCGCGCGGTCCCGATATTCTCCGCTTAAAGGGCATCTTCGCGTTTCCGGACGAACCGAAGCGCTTCGTGGTGCAAGGCGTTCACATGATCGTCGAGGGCGACACCCAGCGCGACTGGAAGGACGGTGAAAAGCGCGTCTCACGGCTCGTGTTTATTGGCAAGAACCTCGATCGCGCCGAATTGGAAACCGCCTTCGCTGCGTGTGCGGCGTGA